A DNA window from Bombus vancouverensis nearcticus chromosome 6, iyBomVanc1_principal, whole genome shotgun sequence contains the following coding sequences:
- the CRMP gene encoding collapsin Response Mediator Protein isoform X1, which produces MSTPVKKVPIHLQSAQNRLLIKNGKVVNDDGITDNDVYIEDGIIKQMGRNLIIPGGTRIIDARGKYVMPGGIDPHTHFECELMGAKSVDDFYQGTKAAVAGGTTMIIDFVIPRKDESLLEAYERYRESADQKVCCDYSLHVAVTSWSPKVKEEMATLVKDHGVSSFKMFMAYRDLFMLRDPELIETFKTCKELGAIAMVHAENGDIIAENTKRLLDAGVTGPEGHEMSRPEEVEAEAVNRACVIASQVNCPLYIVHVMSRSAAEAVDAARKRGACVFGETLAAAIGTDGTNYAHKCWKHAAAHVLSPPLRPDPDTSCVLLNMLTKDGLQVTGSDNCTFNAEQKALGKDDFSKIPNGVNGVEDRMSVVWEKGVHAGIMDPTRFVAVTSTNAAKIFNLYPRKGVIAVGSDADIVVWDPNRKRTISAQTHVQAVDFNIFEGMEVHGVPEYVIVEGRVCVDECELKAVHGFGKFVETPSHVDYVYSMIEDREKRPRGVARSEAEAKKYAEEDAAIAKAKEEARKAAALAKNHQTNGTYESPKPKISMPDCMPTLPDSAVVTPSSKGPRLEGQRNLQDSTFSISEDVEEARRACIRVNNPPGGRSAGGFWSVPSKEDLDATGQ; this is translated from the exons ATGAGCACGCCGGTGAAGAAGGTCCCCATTCACCTGCAG AGCGCGCAAAACAGGCTGCTGATTAAGAATGGCAAGGTGGTGAACGACGATGGGATCACGGACAACGACGTTTACATCGAAGACGGTATCATTAA GCAAATGGGTCGCAATCTGATAATACCGGGTGGCACTAGAATCATCGACGCCCGTGGGAAGTACGTGATGCCTGGTGGCATAGATCCACACACCCATTTCGAATGCGAGCTAATGGGCGCCAAATCGGTCGACGATTTCTATCAGGGGACCAAGGCAGCTGTCGCTGGTGGTACGACGATGATCATCGACTTCGTCATCCCCAGGAAGGACGAATCCCTTTTGGAGGCGTACGAGAGGTACCGAGAGTCCGCCGATCAGAAAGTCTGCTGCGATTATTCGCTCCATGTCGCTGTCACGTCCTGGAGTCCAAAA GTCAAAGAGGAGATGGCCACGTTGGTGAAGGATCACGGTGTCAGCAGCTTTAAAATGTTTATGGCCTATCGCGACCTGTTTATGCTAAGGGATCCAGAATTAATTGAGACGTTCAAAACGTGCAAGGAGCTCGGTGCCATCGCTATGGTTCATGCGGAAAATGGCGATATTATTGCGGAG AACACGAAACGATTGCTCGATGCAGGAGTGACGGGGCCGGAAGGTCATGAAATGTCTCGCCCCGAAGAAGTGGAAGCGGAGGCTGTGAATAGAGCGTGTGTTATAGCTAGTCAG GTCAATTGTCCACTGTATATAGTGCATGTGATGAGTCGTAGCGCCGCAGAAGCGGTGGATGCTGCGCGTAAGCGTGGCGCTTGCGTCTTCGGCGAGACCTTGGCAGCTGCAATTGGCACAGATGGTACCAACTACGCGCACAAATGTTGGAAACACGCAGCAGCGCATGTTTTGAGCCCACCTCTCAGACCAGACCCAGATACATCTTGCGTGTTGCTGAATATGTTGACCAA AGATGGCCTTCAAGTTACCGGTAGCGACAATTGCACCTTCAACGCCGAACAAAAAGCTCTGGGCAAAGATGACTTTTCGAAGATTCCCAATGGTGTAAACGGCGTGGAAGACCGGATGTCAGTCGTTTGGGAGAAAGGTGTACACGCGGGAATAATGGATCCTACGAGGTTCGTGGCAGTGACCAGCACCAATGCCGCTAAGATCTTCAATTTGTATCCGCGAAAGGGAGTGATAGCGGTCGGCTCAGACGCAGATATCGTTGTCTGGGACCCCAACAGGAAGCGTACGATTTCCGCTCAGACGCATGTTCAGGCCGTTGACTTCAACATCTTCGAG GGTATGGAAGTTCACGGAGtaccggaatacgttatagtggAAGGTCGTGTCTGCGTGGACGAGTGCGAACTAAAGGCTGTTCATGGATTTGGAAAGTTTGTCGAGACGCCAAGCCACGTTGATTATGTATACAGTATGATAGAAGACAGAGAAAAG AGACCACGCGGAGTGGCACGAAGCGAAGCCGAAGCGAAAAAGTACGCCGAGGAGGATGCCGCGATCGCGAAGGCCAAAGAGGAAGCAAGAAAGGCCGCAGCACTCGCGAAGAATCATCAAACGAATGGTACTTACGAGAGTCCGAAACCGAAGATTTCAATGCCTGATTGCATGCCGACACTGCCAGACTCTGCGGTGGTTACACCATCGTCGAAAGGCCCGCGACTAGAGGGACAAAGAAATTTGCAAGACTCTACTTTCTCCATCAGCG AGGACGTCGAGGAAGCAAGAAGAGCTTGTATCCGCGTGAATAATCCACCCGGTGGTCGCAGTGCAGGAGGTTTTTG GTCTGTTCCATCAAAGGAGGACTTGGATGCCACCGGTCAGTAG
- the CRMP gene encoding collapsin Response Mediator Protein isoform X2, translating into MSTPVKKVPIHLQSAQNRLLIKNGKVVNDDGITDNDVYIEDGIIKQMGRNLIIPGGTRIIDARGKYVMPGGIDPHTHFECELMGAKSVDDFYQGTKAAVAGGTTMIIDFVIPRKDESLLEAYERYRESADQKVCCDYSLHVAVTSWSPKVKEEMATLVKDHGVSSFKMFMAYRDLFMLRDPELIETFKTCKELGAIAMVHAENGDIIAENTKRLLDAGVTGPEGHEMSRPEEVEAEAVNRACVIASQVNCPLYVTALSSKSAADVVSSKRSEGVVLFGETLASTVGIDGSEQYGKDIEKARRYITSPPLRPDSTTPAYLIEHLAQDGLQVTGSDNCTFNAEQKALGKDDFSKIPNGVNGVEDRMSVVWEKGVHAGIMDPTRFVAVTSTNAAKIFNLYPRKGVIAVGSDADIVVWDPNRKRTISAQTHVQAVDFNIFEGMEVHGVPEYVIVEGRVCVDECELKAVHGFGKFVETPSHVDYVYSMIEDREKRPRGVARSEAEAKKYAEEDAAIAKAKEEARKAAALAKNHQTNGTYESPKPKISMPDCMPTLPDSAVVTPSSKGPRLEGQRNLQDSTFSISEDVEEARRACIRVNNPPGGRSAGGFWSVPSKEDLDATGQ; encoded by the exons ATGAGCACGCCGGTGAAGAAGGTCCCCATTCACCTGCAG AGCGCGCAAAACAGGCTGCTGATTAAGAATGGCAAGGTGGTGAACGACGATGGGATCACGGACAACGACGTTTACATCGAAGACGGTATCATTAA GCAAATGGGTCGCAATCTGATAATACCGGGTGGCACTAGAATCATCGACGCCCGTGGGAAGTACGTGATGCCTGGTGGCATAGATCCACACACCCATTTCGAATGCGAGCTAATGGGCGCCAAATCGGTCGACGATTTCTATCAGGGGACCAAGGCAGCTGTCGCTGGTGGTACGACGATGATCATCGACTTCGTCATCCCCAGGAAGGACGAATCCCTTTTGGAGGCGTACGAGAGGTACCGAGAGTCCGCCGATCAGAAAGTCTGCTGCGATTATTCGCTCCATGTCGCTGTCACGTCCTGGAGTCCAAAA GTCAAAGAGGAGATGGCCACGTTGGTGAAGGATCACGGTGTCAGCAGCTTTAAAATGTTTATGGCCTATCGCGACCTGTTTATGCTAAGGGATCCAGAATTAATTGAGACGTTCAAAACGTGCAAGGAGCTCGGTGCCATCGCTATGGTTCATGCGGAAAATGGCGATATTATTGCGGAG AACACGAAACGATTGCTCGATGCAGGAGTGACGGGGCCGGAAGGTCATGAAATGTCTCGCCCCGAAGAAGTGGAAGCGGAGGCTGTGAATAGAGCGTGTGTTATAGCTAGTCAG GTGAATTGTCCGCTGTACGTAACGGCATTGTCGAGCAAGTCCGCTGCTGATGTTGTGTCCTCGAAAAGGTCGGAGGGTGTCGTCCTGTTTGGAGAGACTCTCGCAAGTACCGTGGGTATCGATGGTAGCGAACAATACGGGAAAGATATCGAAAAAGCGAGACGTTACATTACTAGCCCACCATTGAGACCCGATTCTACCACTCCTGCCTATCTAATCGAACATCTAGCACA AGATGGCCTTCAAGTTACCGGTAGCGACAATTGCACCTTCAACGCCGAACAAAAAGCTCTGGGCAAAGATGACTTTTCGAAGATTCCCAATGGTGTAAACGGCGTGGAAGACCGGATGTCAGTCGTTTGGGAGAAAGGTGTACACGCGGGAATAATGGATCCTACGAGGTTCGTGGCAGTGACCAGCACCAATGCCGCTAAGATCTTCAATTTGTATCCGCGAAAGGGAGTGATAGCGGTCGGCTCAGACGCAGATATCGTTGTCTGGGACCCCAACAGGAAGCGTACGATTTCCGCTCAGACGCATGTTCAGGCCGTTGACTTCAACATCTTCGAG GGTATGGAAGTTCACGGAGtaccggaatacgttatagtggAAGGTCGTGTCTGCGTGGACGAGTGCGAACTAAAGGCTGTTCATGGATTTGGAAAGTTTGTCGAGACGCCAAGCCACGTTGATTATGTATACAGTATGATAGAAGACAGAGAAAAG AGACCACGCGGAGTGGCACGAAGCGAAGCCGAAGCGAAAAAGTACGCCGAGGAGGATGCCGCGATCGCGAAGGCCAAAGAGGAAGCAAGAAAGGCCGCAGCACTCGCGAAGAATCATCAAACGAATGGTACTTACGAGAGTCCGAAACCGAAGATTTCAATGCCTGATTGCATGCCGACACTGCCAGACTCTGCGGTGGTTACACCATCGTCGAAAGGCCCGCGACTAGAGGGACAAAGAAATTTGCAAGACTCTACTTTCTCCATCAGCG AGGACGTCGAGGAAGCAAGAAGAGCTTGTATCCGCGTGAATAATCCACCCGGTGGTCGCAGTGCAGGAGGTTTTTG GTCTGTTCCATCAAAGGAGGACTTGGATGCCACCGGTCAGTAG
- the CRMP gene encoding collapsin Response Mediator Protein isoform X3, protein MSTPVKKVPIHLQSAQNRLLIKNGKVVNDDGITDNDVYIEDGIIKQMGRNLIIPGGTRIIDARGKYVMPGGIDPHTHFECELMGAKSVDDFYQGTKAAVAGGTTMIIDFVIPRKDESLLEAYERYRESADQKVCCDYSLHVAVTSWSPKVKEEMATLVKDHGVSSFKMFMAYRDLFMLRDPELIETFKTCKELGAIAMVHAENGDIIAENTKRLLDAGVTGPEGHEMSRPEEVEAEAVNRACVIASQVNCPLYIVHVMSRSAAEAVDAARKRGACVFGETLAAAIGTDGTNYAHKCWKHAAAHVLSPPLRPDPDTSCVLLNMLTKDGLQVTGSDNCTFNAEQKALGKDDFSKIPNGVNGVEDRMSVVWEKGVHAGIMDPTRFVAVTSTNAAKIFNLYPRKGVIAVGSDADIVVWDPNRKRTISAQTHVQAVDFNIFEGMEVHGVPEYVIVEGRVCVDECELKAVHGFGKFVETPSHVDYVYSMIEDREKRPRGVARSEAEAKKYAEEDAAIAKAKEEARKAAALAKNHQTNGTYESPKPKISMPDCMPTLPDSAVVTPSSKGPRLEGQRNLQDSTFSISEDVEEARRACIRVNNPPGGRSAGGF, encoded by the exons ATGAGCACGCCGGTGAAGAAGGTCCCCATTCACCTGCAG AGCGCGCAAAACAGGCTGCTGATTAAGAATGGCAAGGTGGTGAACGACGATGGGATCACGGACAACGACGTTTACATCGAAGACGGTATCATTAA GCAAATGGGTCGCAATCTGATAATACCGGGTGGCACTAGAATCATCGACGCCCGTGGGAAGTACGTGATGCCTGGTGGCATAGATCCACACACCCATTTCGAATGCGAGCTAATGGGCGCCAAATCGGTCGACGATTTCTATCAGGGGACCAAGGCAGCTGTCGCTGGTGGTACGACGATGATCATCGACTTCGTCATCCCCAGGAAGGACGAATCCCTTTTGGAGGCGTACGAGAGGTACCGAGAGTCCGCCGATCAGAAAGTCTGCTGCGATTATTCGCTCCATGTCGCTGTCACGTCCTGGAGTCCAAAA GTCAAAGAGGAGATGGCCACGTTGGTGAAGGATCACGGTGTCAGCAGCTTTAAAATGTTTATGGCCTATCGCGACCTGTTTATGCTAAGGGATCCAGAATTAATTGAGACGTTCAAAACGTGCAAGGAGCTCGGTGCCATCGCTATGGTTCATGCGGAAAATGGCGATATTATTGCGGAG AACACGAAACGATTGCTCGATGCAGGAGTGACGGGGCCGGAAGGTCATGAAATGTCTCGCCCCGAAGAAGTGGAAGCGGAGGCTGTGAATAGAGCGTGTGTTATAGCTAGTCAG GTCAATTGTCCACTGTATATAGTGCATGTGATGAGTCGTAGCGCCGCAGAAGCGGTGGATGCTGCGCGTAAGCGTGGCGCTTGCGTCTTCGGCGAGACCTTGGCAGCTGCAATTGGCACAGATGGTACCAACTACGCGCACAAATGTTGGAAACACGCAGCAGCGCATGTTTTGAGCCCACCTCTCAGACCAGACCCAGATACATCTTGCGTGTTGCTGAATATGTTGACCAA AGATGGCCTTCAAGTTACCGGTAGCGACAATTGCACCTTCAACGCCGAACAAAAAGCTCTGGGCAAAGATGACTTTTCGAAGATTCCCAATGGTGTAAACGGCGTGGAAGACCGGATGTCAGTCGTTTGGGAGAAAGGTGTACACGCGGGAATAATGGATCCTACGAGGTTCGTGGCAGTGACCAGCACCAATGCCGCTAAGATCTTCAATTTGTATCCGCGAAAGGGAGTGATAGCGGTCGGCTCAGACGCAGATATCGTTGTCTGGGACCCCAACAGGAAGCGTACGATTTCCGCTCAGACGCATGTTCAGGCCGTTGACTTCAACATCTTCGAG GGTATGGAAGTTCACGGAGtaccggaatacgttatagtggAAGGTCGTGTCTGCGTGGACGAGTGCGAACTAAAGGCTGTTCATGGATTTGGAAAGTTTGTCGAGACGCCAAGCCACGTTGATTATGTATACAGTATGATAGAAGACAGAGAAAAG AGACCACGCGGAGTGGCACGAAGCGAAGCCGAAGCGAAAAAGTACGCCGAGGAGGATGCCGCGATCGCGAAGGCCAAAGAGGAAGCAAGAAAGGCCGCAGCACTCGCGAAGAATCATCAAACGAATGGTACTTACGAGAGTCCGAAACCGAAGATTTCAATGCCTGATTGCATGCCGACACTGCCAGACTCTGCGGTGGTTACACCATCGTCGAAAGGCCCGCGACTAGAGGGACAAAGAAATTTGCAAGACTCTACTTTCTCCATCAGCG AGGACGTCGAGGAAGCAAGAAGAGCTTGTATCCGCGTGAATAATCCACCCGGTGGTCGCAGTGCAGGAGGTTTTTG
- the CRMP gene encoding collapsin Response Mediator Protein isoform X4: MSTPVKKVPIHLQSAQNRLLIKNGKVVNDDGITDNDVYIEDGIIKQMGRNLIIPGGTRIIDARGKYVMPGGIDPHTHFECELMGAKSVDDFYQGTKAAVAGGTTMIIDFVIPRKDESLLEAYERYRESADQKVCCDYSLHVAVTSWSPKVKEEMATLVKDHGVSSFKMFMAYRDLFMLRDPELIETFKTCKELGAIAMVHAENGDIIAENTKRLLDAGVTGPEGHEMSRPEEVEAEAVNRACVIASQVNCPLYVTALSSKSAADVVSSKRSEGVVLFGETLASTVGIDGSEQYGKDIEKARRYITSPPLRPDSTTPAYLIEHLAQDGLQVTGSDNCTFNAEQKALGKDDFSKIPNGVNGVEDRMSVVWEKGVHAGIMDPTRFVAVTSTNAAKIFNLYPRKGVIAVGSDADIVVWDPNRKRTISAQTHVQAVDFNIFEGMEVHGVPEYVIVEGRVCVDECELKAVHGFGKFVETPSHVDYVYSMIEDREKRPRGVARSEAEAKKYAEEDAAIAKAKEEARKAAALAKNHQTNGTYESPKPKISMPDCMPTLPDSAVVTPSSKGPRLEGQRNLQDSTFSISEDVEEARRACIRVNNPPGGRSAGGFW, translated from the exons ATGAGCACGCCGGTGAAGAAGGTCCCCATTCACCTGCAG AGCGCGCAAAACAGGCTGCTGATTAAGAATGGCAAGGTGGTGAACGACGATGGGATCACGGACAACGACGTTTACATCGAAGACGGTATCATTAA GCAAATGGGTCGCAATCTGATAATACCGGGTGGCACTAGAATCATCGACGCCCGTGGGAAGTACGTGATGCCTGGTGGCATAGATCCACACACCCATTTCGAATGCGAGCTAATGGGCGCCAAATCGGTCGACGATTTCTATCAGGGGACCAAGGCAGCTGTCGCTGGTGGTACGACGATGATCATCGACTTCGTCATCCCCAGGAAGGACGAATCCCTTTTGGAGGCGTACGAGAGGTACCGAGAGTCCGCCGATCAGAAAGTCTGCTGCGATTATTCGCTCCATGTCGCTGTCACGTCCTGGAGTCCAAAA GTCAAAGAGGAGATGGCCACGTTGGTGAAGGATCACGGTGTCAGCAGCTTTAAAATGTTTATGGCCTATCGCGACCTGTTTATGCTAAGGGATCCAGAATTAATTGAGACGTTCAAAACGTGCAAGGAGCTCGGTGCCATCGCTATGGTTCATGCGGAAAATGGCGATATTATTGCGGAG AACACGAAACGATTGCTCGATGCAGGAGTGACGGGGCCGGAAGGTCATGAAATGTCTCGCCCCGAAGAAGTGGAAGCGGAGGCTGTGAATAGAGCGTGTGTTATAGCTAGTCAG GTGAATTGTCCGCTGTACGTAACGGCATTGTCGAGCAAGTCCGCTGCTGATGTTGTGTCCTCGAAAAGGTCGGAGGGTGTCGTCCTGTTTGGAGAGACTCTCGCAAGTACCGTGGGTATCGATGGTAGCGAACAATACGGGAAAGATATCGAAAAAGCGAGACGTTACATTACTAGCCCACCATTGAGACCCGATTCTACCACTCCTGCCTATCTAATCGAACATCTAGCACA AGATGGCCTTCAAGTTACCGGTAGCGACAATTGCACCTTCAACGCCGAACAAAAAGCTCTGGGCAAAGATGACTTTTCGAAGATTCCCAATGGTGTAAACGGCGTGGAAGACCGGATGTCAGTCGTTTGGGAGAAAGGTGTACACGCGGGAATAATGGATCCTACGAGGTTCGTGGCAGTGACCAGCACCAATGCCGCTAAGATCTTCAATTTGTATCCGCGAAAGGGAGTGATAGCGGTCGGCTCAGACGCAGATATCGTTGTCTGGGACCCCAACAGGAAGCGTACGATTTCCGCTCAGACGCATGTTCAGGCCGTTGACTTCAACATCTTCGAG GGTATGGAAGTTCACGGAGtaccggaatacgttatagtggAAGGTCGTGTCTGCGTGGACGAGTGCGAACTAAAGGCTGTTCATGGATTTGGAAAGTTTGTCGAGACGCCAAGCCACGTTGATTATGTATACAGTATGATAGAAGACAGAGAAAAG AGACCACGCGGAGTGGCACGAAGCGAAGCCGAAGCGAAAAAGTACGCCGAGGAGGATGCCGCGATCGCGAAGGCCAAAGAGGAAGCAAGAAAGGCCGCAGCACTCGCGAAGAATCATCAAACGAATGGTACTTACGAGAGTCCGAAACCGAAGATTTCAATGCCTGATTGCATGCCGACACTGCCAGACTCTGCGGTGGTTACACCATCGTCGAAAGGCCCGCGACTAGAGGGACAAAGAAATTTGCAAGACTCTACTTTCTCCATCAGCG AGGACGTCGAGGAAGCAAGAAGAGCTTGTATCCGCGTGAATAATCCACCCGGTGGTCGCAGTGCAGGAGGTTTTTGGTAA